Proteins found in one Zea mays cultivar B73 chromosome 1, Zm-B73-REFERENCE-NAM-5.0, whole genome shotgun sequence genomic segment:
- the LOC118473060 gene encoding uncharacterized protein, whose amino-acid sequence MQTDGVSCGLWMINYMEYWTGSSLSDNVTQDDITMFRFKLPAILWDSRLNTKKRHQNLDHNVDEDGESSSDVQIIDTPCELSKSSNTSHQIEPYISPYVLSAKVTSTNTQELMFVLCTYIMGIDNDKYLKKHWIQSTKPYPISLSLQKLKDILDVNKPMDTDCFNMAVRMIACNDALFLLEDKYHYMDLQFCVSSSN is encoded by the exons ATGCAAACCGATGG GGTATCTTGCGGGCTATGGATGATAAACTATATGGAATACTGGACAGGATCCTCCCTATCTGATAACGTAACTCAG GATGATATAACAATGTTTAGGTTTAAGCTACCTGCAATATTATGGGACTCGAGATTAAACACAAAGAAAAGACATCAAAATCTTGACCACAATGTGGATGaagatggagagagttcaagtgaTGTTCAAATAATTGATACTCCATGTGAGTTATCTAAATCGTCAAATACATCACATCAGATTGAACCATATATATCTCCATATGTTCTGTCTGCTAAAGTAACATCAACAAACACGCAAGAACTGATGTTTGTATTATGCACATATATCATGGGGATAGACAACGACAAATATTTAAA GAAACATTGGATTCAGAGCACTAAACCTTATCCAATTTCGTTAAGTCTTCAAAAACTTAAAGATATATTGGATGTAAATAAGCCGATGGATACCGATTGTTTTAACATGGCTGTTCGGATGATCGCATGCAATGATGCCTTGTTCTTGTTGGAAGACAAATACCACTACATGGATCTACAGTTTTGTGTAAGTTCAAGTAATTAG